A single genomic interval of Lathyrus oleraceus cultivar Zhongwan6 chromosome 7, CAAS_Psat_ZW6_1.0, whole genome shotgun sequence harbors:
- the LOC127104742 gene encoding F-box/LRR-repeat protein At3g48880 translates to MCSEFGRLDDTTMEVENMTVMMSNLMKNLNNDVSVETLMKNFNSDMSVEIFKYLDIFESSSAIDRFFEAWCKASQEGWQTLDFSMLKSDFIKTRVEPFVWVNHHFDNNLYNLLFAALKSSNGNIKNLIFHYNLFLTDDQFMYTAKRCPLVRRLVFVSWNRIKKISIKKAIRGWKDLESMTMPSIRDPKYVFEEISKNCKNFKELKIMGHLHMRFASALTMHLPNLEVLSIRCSCLDMKALALILDKLQHLQVLNISHSCFVKSGFNVDDRERYMFINEIDLSTIREKASRLCEFFLCEKQTSCIMCHRTRDGCGFPRWFMYEEGIWKDDEVKSLAI, encoded by the exons ATGTGCAGTGAATTTGGAAGACTTGATGATACTACAATGGAAGTTGAAAACATGACAGTGATGATGAGTAACCTTATGAAGAATCTCAACAACGATGTCTCTGTTGAAACTTTAATGAAGAATTTCAACAGTGATATGTCGGTTgaaatttttaaatatttagaTATCTTTGAATCATCTTCCGCCATTGATCGATTTTTCGAAGCATGGTGCAAAGCTAGCCAGGAGGGTTGGCAAACACTTGATTTTTCGATGTTGAAATCCGATTTTATCAAGACTCGAGTTGAGCCGTTTGTTTGGGTTAATCATCACTTCGACAACAATTTATACAATTTGTTGTTTGCTGCGTTGAAATCTAGTAATGGAAATATCAAAAATTTGATTTTTCATTATAATTTGTTTCTCACCGATGATCAATTCATGTATACAGCTAAAAG GTGTCCACTTGTAAGACGATTAGTTTTTGTGTCATGGAATAGAATCAAGAAAATATCTATTAAAAAAGCTATTAGGGGATGGAAGGATCTAGAATCAATGACAATGCCAAGTATAAGAGATCCAAAATATGTATTTGAAGAAATTTCGAAGAATTGCAAGAATTTCAAAGAGCTAAAGATTATGGGACATTTACATATGCGGTTTGCTTCTGCTCTCACCATGCATCTTCCAAACTTAGAAGTACTAAGTATTCGATGTTCATGTTTGGATATGAAAGCTCTTGCTTTGATTTTAGATAAACTTCAACATTTACAAGTACTCAACatttcacattcttgttttgtGAAATCTGGTTTTAATGTTGATGATCGTGAAAGGTACATGTTTATCAATGAAATTGATCTTAGTACTATAAGAGAAAAGGCTTCTAGGTTGTGTGAGTTTTTCCTATGCGAGAAACAAACATCATGCATCATGTGTCATCGAACAAGAGATGGTTGTGGATTTCCTAGATGGTTCATGTACGAGGAAGGAATTTGGAAAGACGATGAAGTCAAGTCTCTTGCCATTTGA